A portion of the Chryseobacterium tructae genome contains these proteins:
- a CDS encoding DUF3667 domain-containing protein: protein MSHGKIREDKTCLNCGHQVEERFCPHCGQENAERRQPFYFLFTHFIEDFTHYDGQFWGTVKNLLFKPGKLTNTYLEGKRQIFVPPVKLYIFVSFITFFLFALFPPFKLDYGHTEKKGHDVAQTAPVKNQVVQNIVEGIETEKSKVKDSSKIEQLNQAQTYIQDSLKKGSFQEGLISTLDTDNKIADETSYRGYKTQEEYDKGTANKKNIFSFINDPFARKFFSLKEEGVKKGDILRNLVETSFHNLPKALFIYLPIFAFFLWIFHNKRKWWYFDHGIFTLHYFSFLLVSILILALLIKAAALLSEYTFFPSLLSLIIFVISAYGLIYFFIAHRRVYKSHGIVSIMIGGIIFFLNLFAFIFLATGLALVSFLMLH, encoded by the coding sequence ATGAGCCACGGAAAGATCCGAGAAGATAAAACCTGCCTGAACTGCGGGCATCAAGTAGAAGAAAGATTCTGCCCTCATTGCGGGCAGGAAAATGCTGAACGACGACAGCCTTTCTATTTTCTTTTCACCCATTTCATTGAAGACTTCACTCATTATGATGGTCAATTCTGGGGAACTGTAAAAAATCTGTTATTTAAACCTGGTAAACTGACCAATACTTATCTTGAAGGAAAGAGGCAAATATTTGTTCCTCCTGTAAAGCTTTATATTTTTGTCAGCTTTATTACCTTCTTCCTATTTGCCCTATTTCCTCCATTCAAACTCGATTATGGACATACAGAAAAAAAGGGACATGATGTTGCTCAAACTGCCCCAGTCAAAAACCAGGTCGTGCAAAACATTGTCGAAGGGATTGAAACAGAAAAGTCGAAAGTAAAAGATTCTTCGAAAATAGAACAGCTTAATCAAGCACAGACCTACATACAAGATTCTTTGAAGAAAGGCAGCTTCCAAGAAGGCCTTATAAGCACATTGGATACCGATAATAAAATAGCTGATGAAACCAGTTATCGGGGATACAAGACTCAGGAGGAATATGATAAAGGAACAGCCAATAAAAAAAATATTTTTAGTTTTATCAATGATCCTTTTGCCCGTAAATTCTTCAGTCTAAAAGAAGAAGGCGTTAAAAAAGGAGATATTCTGAGAAATCTGGTAGAAACATCTTTCCATAATCTTCCAAAAGCCCTTTTCATTTATCTCCCAATTTTTGCATTCTTTTTATGGATATTCCACAACAAAAGGAAATGGTGGTATTTCGACCATGGTATTTTTACGCTGCATTATTTTTCATTTTTACTTGTAAGTATTTTGATATTAGCACTGCTCATTAAAGCGGCAGCCTTATTATCAGAATATACATTTTTCCCTTCTTTACTATCACTGATTATATTTGTAATTTCGGCATACGGACTCATTTATTTCTTCATTGCCCATCGTCGGGTCTACAAATCACATGGTATTGTAAGTATTATGATTGGTGGAATTATATTCTTTCTCAATCTGTTTGCATTCATATTCTTAGCTACAGGATTGGCATTAGTAAGTTTTCTGATGCTCCATTAA
- the rplM gene encoding 50S ribosomal protein L13 has protein sequence MNTLSYKTVSANKATANKEWVVVDAEGQPLGRLASTVAKILRGKHKTNFTPHVDCGDNVIVLNAGKITLSGNKWADKTYIWHTGYPGGQKSMTAAELQKKDSLKVLEKSVKGMLPKNRLGSAILKNLYLYEGTEHKHEAQQPKTINVNEFK, from the coding sequence GTGAATACATTAAGTTACAAAACTGTTTCAGCGAACAAAGCTACTGCTAATAAAGAATGGGTTGTGGTAGACGCTGAAGGACAGCCGTTAGGAAGACTAGCTTCTACGGTTGCAAAGATTTTGAGAGGTAAGCACAAAACGAATTTTACACCTCACGTAGATTGTGGTGATAACGTAATCGTTTTGAATGCTGGGAAAATTACGCTTTCCGGAAACAAGTGGGCTGATAAGACTTATATCTGGCATACAGGATATCCTGGTGGACAGAAGTCTATGACTGCGGCTGAACTTCAAAAGAAAGATTCTTTAAAGGTATTAGAGAAGTCTGTAAAAGGGATGTTACCTAAAAACAGATTAGGATCTGCTATCCTTAAGAACCTTTATTTGTATGAAGGAACTGAGCACAAACATGAAGCTCAACAGCCAAAAACAATTAATGTTAACGAATTTAAATAA
- the rpsI gene encoding 30S ribosomal protein S9 produces MSIVHKIGRRKTSVARVYVKPGSGVITVNGKDAATYFSTDVMVYKLNQPFILSETVGQYDVTVNVFGGGNTGQAEAIRLGISRALCEINAEFRLALKPAGLLTRDARMVERKKPGQKKARKRFQFSKR; encoded by the coding sequence ATGTCTATAGTTCACAAAATCGGAAGAAGAAAGACTTCTGTAGCAAGAGTTTATGTAAAGCCAGGTTCTGGTGTTATTACAGTAAACGGTAAAGATGCTGCAACTTATTTCTCTACAGACGTGATGGTTTACAAATTAAACCAACCGTTTATCCTTTCTGAGACTGTTGGTCAGTATGACGTTACCGTAAATGTTTTCGGTGGTGGTAATACAGGTCAGGCAGAAGCTATCAGATTAGGTATTTCAAGAGCTTTATGCGAAATCAACGCTGAGTTCAGATTAGCATTAAAGCCAGCTGGTTTACTTACAAGAGACGCAAGAATGGTGGAAAGAAAGAAGCCAGGTCAGAAAAAAGCAAGAAAGAGATTCCAATTCTCAAAACGTTAA
- the rpsB gene encoding 30S ribosomal protein S2, whose amino-acid sequence MAKANVKDLLEAGVHFGHMTRKWNPNMAPYIFMEKNGIHIVDLHKTAVKLDEACSALEKLTSAGKKVLFVATKKQAKEVVAKHASELNMPYITERWPGGMLTNFVTIRKAVKKMNSIDKMKKDGTFETLSKKERLQVDRQRANLEKNLGSISDMVRLPSAIFVVDILREHIAVTEAKKLGIPVFGIVDTNSDPRKVDFVIPGNDDASKSIDMILSIVSDSIKEGQSQRKADKEKSKEEGEKVSADTDADFDAE is encoded by the coding sequence ATGGCAAAAGCAAATGTAAAAGACCTTTTAGAGGCTGGCGTACACTTCGGTCACATGACTAGAAAGTGGAATCCAAATATGGCTCCATACATTTTTATGGAGAAGAACGGTATTCACATTGTAGACTTACATAAAACAGCAGTTAAATTGGATGAAGCGTGCAGCGCTTTAGAAAAATTAACTTCTGCAGGTAAAAAAGTTCTTTTCGTAGCTACTAAGAAGCAAGCGAAAGAAGTGGTTGCAAAACACGCTTCTGAACTTAATATGCCTTATATTACAGAAAGATGGCCTGGAGGTATGTTAACGAACTTCGTTACAATCAGAAAGGCGGTAAAGAAGATGAACTCTATCGACAAAATGAAAAAAGACGGTACGTTCGAAACTTTATCTAAAAAAGAAAGATTACAAGTTGACAGACAAAGAGCTAACTTAGAGAAAAACTTAGGTTCTATCTCTGACATGGTTAGACTTCCTTCTGCAATCTTTGTAGTTGATATCTTAAGAGAACACATCGCGGTAACTGAAGCTAAGAAACTTGGTATTCCAGTTTTCGGTATCGTTGATACAAACTCTGACCCTAGAAAAGTTGACTTCGTTATCCCAGGAAACGATGATGCTTCTAAATCTATTGATATGATCTTGAGCATTGTTTCTGATTCTATCAAAGAAGGTCAGTCTCAAAGAAAAGCTGATAAAGAAAAATCTAAAGAAGAAGGAGAAAAAGTATCTGCTGATACAGATGCTGATTTCGATGCAGAATAA
- a CDS encoding DUF6759 domain-containing protein — translation MKKLLVLTGISMILTSCSVNYGGYPIRNPYPTNTGGGSAANTEREYNELMKTHKPETAEVLSDLLNNDDPGNPKTSISVNNSSPCNMVLTISGNNFFKKIPIGAGKIGYTMVAKNQSYSLSGMVCNSRYQSNKFITTSYSITLRN, via the coding sequence ATGAAAAAACTATTAGTTCTTACCGGGATTTCAATGATCCTTACCAGTTGTAGCGTTAACTACGGTGGTTATCCAATTAGAAATCCCTACCCTACCAATACTGGTGGTGGTAGTGCAGCTAATACAGAAAGGGAATATAATGAACTGATGAAAACTCATAAACCTGAAACAGCTGAAGTGCTTAGTGATCTTCTTAACAATGATGATCCTGGTAACCCCAAAACTTCTATCTCTGTTAATAATAGCTCTCCGTGTAATATGGTATTAACGATAAGCGGTAATAATTTCTTTAAAAAGATTCCTATAGGTGCAGGAAAGATTGGCTATACAATGGTTGCGAAGAATCAAAGCTACAGCTTGTCCGGTATGGTTTGTAACTCACGATACCAGTCTAATAAATTTATAACCACCTCTTATTCGATAACACTTAGAAACTAA
- a CDS encoding DUF6759 domain-containing protein: protein MIKKILTILFFTFLTPAFTYAQKASKDILKSTNIKEIEEYLKNAHPDDPKRSVLKPKLIALKNSEWTKGASTAKPMEARPVIADIPKNAMKDPNSNEAEEFKRLIAETSAEHKEKTEQLLNTMLNEDITKKESILLFKNNSDCNIVLRIEGKDYYNLAVPAHGENFIIVNKGLYTLNSNVCDMKYFSQKDIKRSIFVTIDNPDQQVSKIEALPEKPLKKRKAKK from the coding sequence ATGATAAAAAAAATTTTAACGATTTTATTTTTCACTTTCCTTACCCCAGCCTTTACTTATGCACAAAAAGCTAGTAAAGACATCTTAAAAAGCACAAATATCAAGGAAATTGAAGAATATCTAAAGAACGCACACCCTGACGATCCTAAAAGAAGTGTGCTGAAACCTAAGCTCATTGCTCTAAAAAACTCTGAGTGGACGAAAGGAGCAAGTACTGCTAAACCTATGGAAGCAAGACCTGTTATCGCAGATATCCCTAAAAATGCAATGAAAGATCCCAATTCTAATGAAGCGGAAGAATTTAAACGTTTAATTGCTGAAACATCTGCTGAACATAAGGAGAAAACAGAGCAACTTCTGAATACCATGCTTAATGAAGATATTACCAAAAAAGAATCCATTCTTCTATTTAAGAATAATTCAGACTGTAATATTGTTCTCCGAATAGAAGGGAAAGACTACTATAACCTTGCAGTTCCCGCTCATGGAGAAAACTTTATTATTGTAAATAAAGGCTTATATACACTGAACAGCAACGTCTGTGATATGAAGTACTTCTCTCAAAAGGATATAAAAAGAAGTATCTTTGTAACCATAGATAACCCAGATCAGCAAGTCTCAAAAATAGAGGCTTTACCTGAAAAACCATTAAAAAAAAGAAAAGCAAAAAAATAA
- the trmB gene encoding tRNA (guanosine(46)-N7)-methyltransferase TrmB gives MGKNKLARFAENKILPNVIQPTREDALNGFELKGKWRENFFKNDNPIVLELGCGKGEYSVGLAKTFPEKNFIGIDIKGARFWFGAKEAVENGMTNVAFLRSQIELVDHFFAENEVDEIWITFPDPQIKYKRTKHRLTHPDFLARYKKFLKPGGIVHLKTDSEFLHGYTLGYLQGAGHEIISAHHDIYGAPEYDPNTEHLRDIQTYYEGLFSAKGKTITYIKFRIN, from the coding sequence ATGGGCAAGAACAAATTAGCAAGATTTGCAGAAAACAAGATATTACCAAATGTAATTCAACCTACAAGAGAAGATGCTTTAAATGGCTTTGAACTTAAGGGAAAATGGAGAGAAAACTTCTTTAAAAATGATAATCCGATTGTTCTGGAGCTGGGCTGTGGAAAAGGAGAATACTCTGTAGGGCTGGCTAAAACGTTTCCTGAAAAGAACTTCATCGGAATTGATATTAAAGGAGCAAGATTCTGGTTTGGCGCTAAAGAAGCAGTGGAAAACGGGATGACTAATGTCGCCTTTTTAAGATCACAGATTGAACTCGTGGATCATTTCTTTGCTGAAAATGAAGTGGATGAAATCTGGATTACTTTCCCAGATCCTCAGATTAAATACAAAAGAACAAAACATAGACTAACACACCCGGACTTTTTAGCCCGTTATAAGAAATTCCTAAAACCAGGCGGAATTGTTCATTTGAAGACTGATTCTGAATTCCTTCATGGTTATACACTCGGATATTTACAAGGAGCAGGACATGAAATTATCAGCGCTCACCACGATATCTACGGAGCACCGGAATATGACCCGAATACGGAACATTTAAGAGATATTCAAACGTACTATGAAGGGCTATTCTCAGCAAAAGGAAAAACAATAACTTATATAAAATTCCGGATTAACTGA
- a CDS encoding DUF6759 domain-containing protein, with the protein MLMNISPIEHQNKTVKILNSLFDNDPNTRECIVLIQNQSDCNIIVRMESTGTTKYRLAIPAHSDNSIVIEKGQYLFTSLVCGAQYASQKTIQRPIMVALGSATSK; encoded by the coding sequence ATGCTCATGAACATCTCTCCTATTGAACATCAAAACAAAACAGTGAAAATTCTTAATTCCTTATTTGATAACGATCCTAATACCCGAGAGTGTATTGTCCTTATTCAAAATCAATCTGACTGCAACATTATTGTAAGGATGGAAAGTACAGGTACTACAAAATACAGACTTGCTATTCCTGCTCATAGTGATAACTCAATTGTGATAGAAAAAGGGCAGTATCTTTTCACAAGCTTAGTCTGTGGCGCACAATATGCTTCACAAAAAACGATTCAAAGACCCATCATGGTTGCTTTAGGGAGCGCAACATCAAAATAA
- a CDS encoding IgGFc-binding protein: MSKTLFSRKKQVFLTPFQKILLFLFVIFIFGIVDAQRDTEHWFAPMSQRGVENKTLHEGLYFSTDSVTPFPVEIYSNNVLIGTVTISKGNPQVFSTLSQSPPYMVAPYTSPGLIFKPVAMGLYTKGAKPYFVTFRFSTYYHAEIVTSKGKAGIGRLFYASPPPLSFLDGAYNFTVGILATEDNTKVTVSGYSPNVKFSNNMVTPSSLNFTLNKGQSYIIEGNGAYPENSKGFIGAKIVANKPISVTNGNFTGEFSFAPSNLGGDIMMDQVVPIDRLGNEFVLVKGNASIDRRMEDAFIVATENNTQVFINNAATPIVTLNEGESYRVNEISNTNYIHQGNIHYNMYIRTTKNVYVYQLLAGGDNVVSGGFNSIPPLNCYLPKKIDEIGSINILPPRSMITNLNIVTETGAAVAVNGVTPTSAQGPYPVSGTSNWVSYTVPDVSGNITITSTRAVTAGILGGSGPAGYGGYFAGFSSIPAISKRDGDCIPGIVLEVEGEYQNYQWYRENVLIPGAVNSTFTPTQSGSYTVRVSSGTCAPIMTTAYKVYTCLVKTMVSEVLCGSSKEITPVFTNSTQSVVPGSVAIVTPPTNGTAAINPTTGIITYNPNSGYQGNETIVYRFCGDNQDFTDCEEVTLNLAVSQTPIVNNAILRSCFIEKNPATALFNLTTASVSDPGFQKKYYPSMTDAQNQTNEILNPTVYIAPNGVVYVRVTNKGCYNIAVVTLIVLPPVQSNILKDKIICVEDKTILDAGPGFTGYEWSTGATTQSISNAGVGMYWVKLKTGICVTKQTVKVYASESPVITDIEISNSTVTVMVIGGTPPYRYSLDNILWQDSNVFTNVTRGNVTVYVKTVIIVLQWH; encoded by the coding sequence ATGTCAAAAACATTATTTTCTCGAAAAAAACAAGTTTTTCTTACACCGTTTCAGAAGATACTTCTCTTTCTGTTTGTCATTTTTATATTTGGAATAGTAGATGCTCAAAGAGATACAGAGCATTGGTTTGCCCCAATGTCTCAAAGAGGAGTGGAAAACAAAACACTACACGAAGGACTATACTTTTCTACTGATTCCGTAACTCCTTTCCCGGTAGAAATCTATAGTAATAATGTGCTGATTGGTACGGTGACAATCAGTAAAGGGAATCCACAGGTTTTCAGTACTCTTTCCCAATCTCCACCTTATATGGTTGCCCCATATACTTCTCCCGGACTTATATTTAAGCCGGTCGCCATGGGATTGTATACCAAAGGAGCGAAGCCTTATTTTGTCACCTTCAGGTTTTCGACATATTATCATGCCGAAATAGTAACATCTAAGGGAAAAGCTGGTATTGGCAGACTATTTTACGCGTCTCCTCCGCCTCTATCATTTCTTGACGGTGCCTATAATTTCACGGTGGGAATATTAGCAACAGAAGACAATACAAAGGTGACAGTCTCGGGATATTCCCCTAACGTAAAGTTCTCTAACAATATGGTAACCCCTTCTTCTCTCAACTTTACTCTTAATAAAGGCCAATCGTACATTATTGAAGGGAATGGGGCATACCCTGAAAATAGTAAAGGCTTTATCGGAGCTAAAATTGTCGCCAATAAGCCTATTTCTGTTACCAATGGGAATTTCACTGGAGAATTTTCTTTTGCTCCCAGTAATTTAGGAGGAGATATTATGATGGATCAGGTGGTTCCAATAGATAGATTAGGCAATGAATTCGTTTTAGTAAAAGGAAATGCTAGTATTGACCGGCGTATGGAGGATGCTTTTATTGTTGCTACAGAAAATAATACTCAGGTATTCATTAATAATGCTGCGACTCCTATAGTCACGCTTAATGAAGGAGAAAGCTACAGGGTTAATGAAATAAGCAATACCAACTATATCCATCAAGGAAATATACATTATAATATGTATATCAGAACTACCAAAAATGTGTATGTTTACCAATTATTGGCAGGAGGAGATAATGTTGTATCAGGAGGCTTCAATAGTATTCCGCCCCTCAATTGCTATTTACCGAAAAAAATAGATGAAATAGGGAGTATCAATATTCTTCCACCCAGATCTATGATCACTAATTTAAATATTGTAACGGAGACAGGTGCTGCTGTTGCAGTAAACGGAGTTACTCCCACTTCAGCGCAAGGGCCTTATCCGGTAAGCGGTACCAGCAACTGGGTTTCTTACACAGTTCCTGATGTAAGCGGAAATATTACCATTACTTCTACCAGAGCAGTCACCGCTGGTATTTTGGGGGGAAGTGGCCCCGCAGGATACGGTGGTTATTTTGCTGGATTTTCTTCAATTCCTGCTATTTCAAAAAGAGATGGAGACTGTATTCCCGGAATTGTACTGGAAGTTGAGGGTGAATATCAGAATTATCAATGGTACAGAGAGAATGTACTGATTCCTGGGGCGGTTAATTCCACATTCACTCCGACACAATCAGGAAGTTATACCGTAAGAGTCTCTTCGGGAACCTGTGCACCGATTATGACTACAGCGTATAAGGTCTACACCTGTCTTGTCAAAACAATGGTCAGCGAAGTTTTATGTGGCAGCAGCAAAGAGATTACTCCTGTCTTTACAAATTCCACACAGTCTGTTGTTCCTGGTTCTGTAGCCATTGTCACTCCTCCAACAAACGGTACTGCAGCAATCAATCCAACAACAGGAATAATAACCTATAATCCAAATTCAGGGTATCAAGGTAATGAGACTATCGTGTATCGTTTCTGTGGGGATAATCAGGATTTTACAGATTGTGAAGAAGTCACATTGAATCTGGCGGTGTCTCAAACACCCATAGTAAATAATGCTATCTTGAGATCATGTTTTATTGAAAAGAATCCCGCAACAGCCTTATTTAACCTTACAACAGCCAGCGTTTCAGATCCGGGATTCCAAAAAAAATATTATCCCTCCATGACCGATGCTCAGAACCAAACCAATGAAATCCTTAATCCTACGGTTTATATTGCCCCAAACGGAGTTGTATACGTAAGGGTAACCAATAAGGGATGTTATAATATTGCTGTCGTTACGCTTATTGTTCTTCCTCCTGTACAATCTAATATTCTTAAAGATAAGATCATTTGTGTTGAGGATAAGACTATTTTGGATGCAGGTCCTGGTTTTACAGGGTACGAATGGAGCACAGGAGCGACTACTCAATCCATTTCAAATGCAGGAGTAGGAATGTATTGGGTGAAATTAAAAACAGGAATATGCGTTACGAAACAAACCGTAAAAGTATATGCTTCAGAAAGTCCGGTCATAACCGATATTGAAATTTCAAACAGCACTGTAACAGTTATGGTAATCGGAGGCACTCCGCCCTATCGATATTCCCTTGACAATATCCTATGGCAGGACTCTAATGTATTTACGAATGTCACCAGAGGAAATGTTACGGTATATGTAAAGACAGTTATAATTGTTCTCCAATGGCACTAA
- a CDS encoding gliding motility-associated C-terminal domain-containing protein translates to MALKITVPNLINVITPNGDGVNDSVDYSLLAGKNNLSFSIFDRYGAKMFQGDHTRGYRWNGTLGGNRNVPTGTYWYKIEWNEPGNKQTAIKYTGWILVKNRE, encoded by the coding sequence ATGGCACTAAAAATTACGGTTCCCAATCTGATCAACGTTATCACGCCCAATGGTGATGGTGTGAATGATAGTGTTGATTATTCTTTATTAGCAGGTAAAAATAACCTGAGCTTTAGTATTTTTGACCGATATGGCGCTAAAATGTTCCAGGGTGATCATACCAGAGGTTATCGATGGAATGGAACATTAGGAGGAAATCGAAATGTCCCGACCGGAACTTATTGGTATAAAATAGAATGGAATGAACCAGGTAATAAACAAACCGCTATAAAGTATACCGGATGGATTTTGGTGAAAAATAGGGAATAG